In the Acomys russatus chromosome 20, mAcoRus1.1, whole genome shotgun sequence genome, TCTGAAAATGGCCCGAGCCGACGCCCATGGTTACTGCTGCATCCTAACACAGGCTGGGTGCCTCCTGGAGACCACACAGAATTCTCTGAATTCCCCCAGACTACAGTGGAGTGTCTTAAGTGTAGTCTCTGACAACTTTGAACTTTCTCGGCTTCACCTCTTCTCAGCCTCCCCCTCTGTGGTTGAGGACACAAAGGGAAGATGCTGGGGATGCTGAGGCTGACACATTTACTGCCCACAGCTGGAAGGAGAGTGTGTAGAGTGTAGTCAGGGAACAAAGACCTaacaacacacaacaaacaagcaaacaaaccaaaaaaaccaaaaaaacaaaagccccaagtAGCTCACTGTTGTGCGATGTCCCTGGCTTCAGAAGTGATGCATTCTCATCAGAGAACTAACCTCAGGGTGCGCTCGGCACTTTCCTAAGGCCTTCCCATATATGATATTCGGACTGGATGAAAAAAACAGTTCTTTGAAAATTGTATATAACAATCCACctgaaaaagcagagaaagagatgaaGCAAAGCAACAGGGCGGGAGCCTGTGGAAAGATGTTCAAGCACTTGCTGGGCTCTGCAACCTGTAATGCTGACTCCGAGGAGCACCACTAGCAAGTTGGTGAAGTCTCTCCCGGCTTCTTTCACTGCAAAGAGAAAATGTCAATAGTCACAAGCGTGTCCACAGTGCCTGGCCCGGGAGGCTTCAGGAGTTCCTGGAAGGTGCCCCGGGCCAGGCCCAACGGGACTTCTCAGCGGTTCACCTCAAGTGCTCCCGGCACTTCAGAAGCACCCCTCGCCCCAGCACTACCCAGGCCTCGCCCTACTTAGCTTCCAAGACCGGAAGAGAGTGGGCTCCTTCAGAGCGGCATGGCTGTGCACAGGGCCTAGGAATCCCTGCATTTCTGTCACTGAATGCTTTCTTTCTAGCAGCAGGAAACTCTTATCAGTCTTTCCGAGTGAAAATGGACACAGATGAGGCAACACAGACACAGGTCTACTCTGTCCAGATCAAGAATGCTGACTCAGTCAAGAGGTAGCAACTCTCAACCCACCACATAGGCCTACCGGGTCTAATTCAACATTTGGTAGGAAAAGGAATTACTCAAGAAGCGTTTATCTTAACTAAAAAAAACCACTTTATCCACACAATTATTATTCACAATGTGATAACTACACCAAATTcattatcaattttaaaatacagttataaAGTTGTGAAAACTGTGGGTCGACACTGTTATTTGTAAACTATATATTTAAGCAGTtttactttctaatttgtatGATTACCCTACCCCATCTTTGGATGTGAACTTGGCATAAAATGGTATTTGACAGATTGCTGTCAGTTGGTTAGAGGGGCTGGTCTTTACTGAAGTgctgtatactttttttttttacctttctgAGTCGTTGAGACGCCGGTTTCCTCTTTCTGACTTTTGCGAACAGACACTTGCTTGCTGCTGTCGTCCTCTGCTTTCTGGAGGTCCCGTCCTTGTGTCCAGAAGGTTTTCTGGGTGAACCCAAGAACAGTTCTAGGTTGCCCTGTTTTCTTGTGCTCTAGCAGCCTCCATCTCAAAGGCTGAGTCTTCAAGTAAGCTTTGGTGAGCACAAAGTGTGGCAACAACATCTGCCTGCCCAGGGGCCGGTGCAGTTTCTCTGCATGCTGAACCACTCGTAGAAAACTACAAATCATGGTCACAAAAACTGTGAGGCTTCGGGACTGCAGTTTCTAAACCTTCGCAATCCACACACTCTGACGATCAAGAAATCAGCTCGCTCACATTACACACTGTATTAGCCTGatatcaagataaaaaaaaaatcttcaagagGTTacgcacaccttttttttttctcttgaattaAAATGCCCTCTCTACCTTCCTGTTGACATTCACATCTTGCCCGCCATACTTTCGCAAAGCATCCTGGGAAACAGCAAACGGGCCGGGAATCGCAGTTTCAGGACTCCACACTTCACTGTGTAAccacagaaaggaaggcagggtcAGGATGGACTACATCTCCCACAATGCAAAGCAGCTAGAGGGCGCCCGTCCCACCTGTATTCCCAGACCCCTTTGCGCGGGTTGCTGCGCGTGCGCTGAGTGGCCAGATGAGTTGTGGATGTATGTGGTATCCTTGCTTCTTCAATGGCTGCGTGGCTTAAACAGAACTCGCAGAATCGGACTAGTTGAAAATTGCGTGTTCTCGTGGCCTTTCCATAGAGGGCTGTGTCAACTGGGAAGTTCTTCATGTCGTAGGTTGCCACAATTATGACAAAGCGACAGTTTCAGCGCTCCCGTTTCTTCTCAAGAAAACAGCTAACAAACGTACATGGACCGGGCCGCAACAGGCCAAGGGGCCTAAGCTCTGAACGGTGAACTGCCTCAGAATGACCGGGGCGTGGGAAAGAAGCCGGGCCCGGAAGTGTCCAGAACGTCGTGCGGGCAGCAGAGGCGGAGGTGTTCGCAGGGAGCCTCAGACCGCGCATGCGCGAGCCCGGCCGCGCCTCTGCGCACGCGTCAAGGGCCGCGCTGCGCTTCTCTGCCGCGCCGCTAGAAGGTATCTTTGGGTCTCCATGGCGACCGGCCGGGGTCAGATGCTGAGTCCGGGATGTTTCGGCCTCCAGGCGGTGCGCGGGTCCCTGCATGGTAGCGGCGCTACCTGGGACAGCGCGGGGCTGGCTGCGGGGTGCTCCGGGTTCAGGTGATGCTCTGGGCTCGCGGGAGGGTCTCTCTTCAGTGTCCCACCCAACCTCTGCTCTTTTAGAGTGTTTTCATTGGTCCCACTCTGGCATGTGACTCCTGCTACTTTTAAAGGCGGGAAGCATCGTGAGCGTGACAGAAGGAAACCTCTCCATCCTGGAAACCTAGGGTGCCTCAAGTTAGGACACAAGTCGAGTTACTTCCTAAGGAAGTAAAGGTATATTACTAAGCATTCCACTCATTTGTTGGTAGACCCTATGGGACGGCTATAAGATGACTTCCAATCGCTGGGAGACTGCAGTAGCGCACGTGTGAGGAGGGCTCAGACCCGCTGCTTGCAGGGGACACAAGGCTCTCGTGAAcctttcttgtattttaaaaggTGAATCACCGGTagcctttacatttttttatttttatggcccTGTAACTTGGAGGAGAGTGTATCCATCAAAACCTAATGCTAAACAGGTGCTCTGGCGACCAGGTTGGCCCCATGTAAGTCATTTTGTGCACCTCCCCACCACGCCAACTTGTTTCTAGACAGTCACATCTTGGTGGTCTGCTAGTCACATCTGCAACTCTACTCCAGTTTGCTGTGTTCCTTCCTCTTAAGCGTAAGCGCCTGTCTTCAAGGCTAGCTTTCCATTTCTCTCAAGGAGTGCCTTTAAGTCAATGGGTGTTTCTGTGTCACAGTGAGAGAAAGCAATTTTAGGACATGGGAAAAGAGCCTCTTTGAAGACTCTCCACTCACCCAGATCCGCACCTTTACTAAGCTTACTTTCTTGTGAGCTGTTTTTAGCACTGCACCCATCACTCCAGTTCGATTTGCCAGGTGGAGGGACaggtctctccatgtagctctggctgtcttggaactcactacataaaccaggctggccttgaacttcttgcctctgtctttctagtgctgggattaaaggcacgtgccaccccGCCCAGCATGAATTTGCATTCTAAGAATTGCTTTCTAAGGAGCGAAATGTCTTTTGTATAAGTGTAAAATTAACCTGTTATGTCAAAAATAATTGGTTATGTCAACTATTTAACTTGTCCtactccctgcctctccccctccccccccccccccccccccccccccggcagggcactgctctttttcttctcttagccCCTGGTTTCAGAGAGATGGCACTTTTTAGTGTTATAATAATAGTTCTTGATTTTCATAATGCTGGACAAACCATAAGACTTGTGACAGAATGGTGATCGCATTTCTAAAAAGAAGTGGAAGACCTTAAACTTTAGGTTAATTTCCCCTTATTCCTAATATTATTCTTCAGGTCTTCCTTTGTATGGGAGAACAAGATGAATTTCTTAGgcatctctttgtttctttgtaagtTGGGTGAACTTtctgatagatagatataaataaagCGCCTCTCATGATTGTGTCGGAGCCTACTCTCAGCCTGTGAATTGGTCTTGTATAGAGTCTTGTTGGTAAAGAAAAGTCAACTGCCAACACTAGAATGACTGACTGTGTTTTATGACATTAGTTattagctgggtgcagtggcgcacacttttaatcctagcacttgggaggcagaggcaggctgatctctgtgagttcaagggcagcctgggctatagagtgagtttcaggacagccaggactctatagagggacccccctccccccaacaccctgtctttaaaaaaaaaaccaaaaaccaaaaaaacaatgcTATCACATTGTGGAAAATTATGTGTCAATTAGCAATCAGTAGTTCCTCATTTCACATAAAGTATGAACATTCATAAACATGTGCTGTAAGAAATAGAACAGAGGGCCGggcgtggcacacgcctttaatcccagcactcgggagtcagaggcgggcggatcactgtgagttcgaggccagcctggtctacaaagtgagtccaggacagccaaggctacacagagaaaccctgtctcgaaaaaacaaaacaaacatacaaaaaaaaaaaaaaaaaaaaaaaaaaagaaaagaaaagaaatagaacagaATGCATAACAAGTTGGGCTAACTAATACCTAGTCTGATTTGATTTATTTCATactaacaaatacatttaaaattatttttataaaagtgttGAACTCATTTTAAGCTATTGGATAGAATGTACATCAACATGTATTAACTGCTAATCCCTTGTTCTTCTGTCTGGaccttttctttgtgtatttgaaAAATAGTTCTAAGTTAAACATTGGTGGATTTCACATAGAGGTATTTGAAGATATTTGTTCAGCTTACTGAGTGTTTAGTGGAGTGGCCTGTTTACAGTGTGAAGTCATTTTTAGGAAGAGATGGAGATGTGCTTTTCAATCATGCCAAAATTAAATTGATAACTATTTGAAATGGTAAGATGAGCTCCAAAGGGGTTGTCAGGAAAATCTTGAGGATGCTCCACTTTTAACTTGGACCCATAGTATCTTTTAAATTGCCTAGTTGGAGATTAGTTGTCTATTCTGCCAAATGTAGAAAAAAAGCCATAAAAAGTAGCCATGCCATTTTTAGAAAAGTGTTAAAAACATGTCCCTGATAAAATACCCTTGATTTTTTTATAATTGTAGGATGCGGtaagttttaaaacattcaaTACATCCCCTTGTGCTGTAGTGGATGTCTTAGTCGCAGACATTCTGTTGGTGGGCTGGGCGACGCCTGTGGTGCCGTCTGCTCTTCTAAATAACTGGGGCCAGAAAGTACCTCCCTGCCCGGCCTCTAACTCACTGTTCAAGGAGAGTGTGCTACAATACACCTTCATCTGCAGTTCTTGTACACATAATTATCAAACAAGAGACTGTACTTTGATAAATTCTTAGCAAGTGAGTGAGCGTTGGTGCACACTGCCTAGATGAGGCTGCTGTGTTCCCTGAAAGCTAGGTGCCTGGTAGGACAGTGCTTCTCGGAGGCGCCTGGTAGGACAGTGCTTCTCAGAGGCGCCTGGTAGGACAGCGCTTCTCAGAGGCGCCTGGTAGGACAGCGCTTCTCAGAGGCGCCTGGTAGGACAGCGCTTCTCAGAGGCGCCTGGTAGGACAGCGCTTCTCAGAGGCGCAGCACTCTGATGTGGACAGAGGTCACAGAGGTCCTCTTTCTGACATGAAAAATCAACACAAAGAGTTTGGGAGGAAATAGTAAATGATTTAAGTAGAAGTCTTTAGAAGATACAAGTAGATAAAGTATTAAGAGAACATAGAGAATGTAGTGAGGCCTGCTGCCCAGCGCGGCCACGGAACCTTGTTCTGATAACTGTCTT is a window encoding:
- the Timm21 gene encoding mitochondrial import inner membrane translocase subunit Tim21, producing MICSFLRVVQHAEKLHRPLGRQMLLPHFVLTKAYLKTQPLRWRLLEHKKTGQPRTVLGFTQKTFWTQGRDLQKAEDDSSKQVSVRKSQKEETGVSTTQKVKEAGRDFTNLLVVLLGVSITGGLLYTIFKELFFSSSPNIIYGKALGKCRAHPEVIGVFGEPLKGYGEMSRRGRRQHVSFVEYIKNGLKRIRVKFYIEGSEPGKQGTVHVEVEENPGSGQFEFRYIFVEVAPMRTIVVEDNRSQQS